Proteins from one Podarcis raffonei isolate rPodRaf1 chromosome 1, rPodRaf1.pri, whole genome shotgun sequence genomic window:
- the E2F8 gene encoding transcription factor E2F8 isoform X1, translated as MNMNKRKACSGKMNAEDKENWSFEPHESTLKTPLKQAATSNWLLAEKPPPASGHLTTPPKPNEISPGDPWTPTANLKMLISAASPEIRNREQEKRLSDSRNEIPEDHLSGDEYEKSQPSRKEKSLGLLCHKFLARYPSYPDISKNNEICLDEVAEELNVERRRIYDIMNVLESLHMVSRLAKNRYSWHGCHNLKKTLQILKKVAEENNYSQQVELIKRRQYEEEPEGDDQKIQLMAKHVRPNDHTDICFVELPGMEFRAASVNSRKDKSLRVMSQKFVMLFLVSTPQVVNLEVAAKILIGEDHVEYLDKSKFKTKIRRLYDIANVLSSLELIRKVHVTEEKGRKPAFKWTGPDVFSEILAAQPVSTPTATASSHPAERKSSKEHCSKNLFPTRSKQGFIRHPSLMKLAKGAQSNQRKIRSAPSSPVKKNASQIPPSFPSKMAQLATICKQQLDEQSRDFKKRRMKLEHSTLPSPLGLPPKTRLKPKPFLLPSQAEILPLIHNSVPPAMLPLHPNVPYALYLHPSQTQLVTAYNPSFTVRPVHCANVAGSKSPMEPSSQIAPGKIFIEDSGSNGEGSASCAKGKGQDLWLAKEQEGTKDDVVPEIHFKRRRMEGSPMKKCVSEEAALHDVLLGVSAESKKSRCPIASHLDQETLTSSAVKQSKSEKTDQDLEGQPKQQRQRELLEPDSVTTMQEMPATFAIATHKTWFPSGYLIPLPHCTKLGNETIFSNKEKAEMCAAEQKSYSSPIAGGIPVTSEFTAVNFPAFHIAPVNLKLPASSVATVSVVNGTAVTSDQADSIQAPSASVMNFTLQHLGLIPANLQMSANQVLRSGPVCQGAEHASLVSESVGFKQEKAIQNVLPPYGHEINGKSVSAASLQQATVPVTSSILDNCHDFQASCESAVVPEFYSSFHESDRISQATLAIPQREHGVSTEDKF; from the exons ATGAATATGAATAAGAGAAAAGCTTGCAGTGGCAAAATGAATGCTGAAGACAAG GAAAATTGGTCTTTTGAACCACATGAAAGCACATTGAAAACTCCTCTGAAACAGGCAGCGACCTCCAACTGGCTTTTGGCAGAGAAGCCGCCtcctgcttctggccatctgacAACGCCACCCAAGCCTAATGAAATCTCTCCTGGAGACCCATGGACACCGACAGCTAACCTGAAAATGCTAATCAGCGCAGCTAGTCCTGAGATTAGAAATCGAGAACAGGAAAAAAGATTGTCAGACAGCAGAAATGAAATCCCTGAG GACCATTTGTCAGGAGACGAATATGAAAAATCTCAACCCAGCCGTAAAGAGAAAAGCCTAGGGTTGCTTTGTCACAAATTTTTAGCTCGCTATCCTAGTTATCCCGACATCTCTAAGAACAATGAAATTTGCCTTGATGAAGTAGCAGAAGAGCTTA ATGTTGAACGCAGGCGCATCTATGACATAATGAATGTCCTGGAAAGTCTTCACATGGTGAGCCGACTTGCCAAAAACAGGTATTCTTGGCATGGGTGTCATAATCTTAAGAAAACACTACAGATTTTGAAAAAAGTGGCTGAGGAGAACAACTATAGTCAGCAAGTTGAGCTGATTAAAAGAAGACAATATGAAGAAGAGCCTGAAGGGGATGACCAGAAGATTCAGTTGATGGCAAAGCATGTTAGGCCAAATGACCATACAGACATCTGTTTTGTGGAACTTCCTGGGATGGAGTTTCGAGCAG CTTCAGTAAACAGTCGTAAAGACAAGTCTTTACGGGTGATGAGTCAGAAATTTGTGATGCTGTTTCTTGTTTCAACCCCCCAAGTTGTGAATCTTGAAGTCGCTGCTAAAATTTTGATTGGTGAAGACCATGTTGAGTATTTGGATAAAAGCAAGTTTAAAA CTAAAATTCGAAGGCTGTATGATATTGCAAATGTTCTCAGTAGCCTTGAGCTCATCAGGAAGGTTCACGTTACAGAAGAGAAGGGTCGCAAACCAGCATTTAAATGGACAGGACCAGATGTTTTTTCAGAGATTCTAG ctgcacagcctgtatCTACACCCACTGCGACTGCTTCATCTCATCCTGCGGAAAGGAAGTCTTCCAAAGAGCATTGTTCCAAGAACCTCTTCCCTACGAGAAGCAAGCAAGGCTTCATACGGCACCCATCTTTAATGAAATTGGCAAAGGGTGCGCAAAGCAATCAGAGGAAAATTAGATCTGCTCCAAGCAGCCCCGTCAAGAAAAATGCAA GTCAAATTCCACCAAGCTTTCCAAGCAAGATGGCTCAACTTGCAACAATATGCAAACAGCAGCTGGATGAACAGTCAAG GGATTTCAAGAAGAGAAGAATGAAATTGGAACATTCTACTTTGCCATCCCCTCTAGGTCTGCCACCCAAAACTCGTTTGAAGCCTAAACCATTCTTGTTACCTTctcaggctgagatcctacctctGATCCACAACTCGGTACCTCCAGCAATGCTACCTCTCCATCCCAATGTGCCCTATGCATTATATCTGCACCCTTCCCAAACACAGCTAGTGACAGCATACAATCCAAGTTTCACGGTGCGGCCTGTCCACTGTGCTAATGTGGCTGGAAGTAAGTCTCCCATGGAGCCCAGTTCCCAAATAGCCCCcggtaaaatatttattgaagacaGTGGCAGCAATGGAGAAGGAAGTGCTTCCTGTGCTAAAGGTAAAGGCCAGGACCTCTGGCTGGCGAAGGAGCAAGAAGGTACAAAGGATGACGTGGTGCCTGAGATACATTTTAAGAGACGTAGAATGGAGGGCAGTCCAATGAAAAAATGTGTGAGTGAAGAAGCGGCGCTGCATGATGTGCTACTG ggaGTATCTGCTGAGAGCAAAAAATCCCGATGTCCCATAGCTTCGCATCTTGACCAGGAAACCTTAACTTCATCAGCTGTGAAACAAAGTAAATCTGAAAAAACAGATCAAGACTTGGAGGGTCAACCAAAGCAGCAGAGGCAACGGGAACTTTTGGAACCCGACAGCGTCACCACAATGCAGGAGATGCCCGCAACATTTGCAATCGCTACACACAAG ACTTGGTTTCCTTCAGGATACCTTATACCTCTTCCTCACTGTACCAAGCTTGGTAATGAGACCATTTTTTCTAACAAGGAGAAAGCTGAGATGTGTGCAGCAGAACAGAAGTCTTATAGTTCTCCTATTGCTG GTGGTATTCCAGTGACGTCTGAATTTACTGCCGTTAATTTCCCTGCTTTTCATATAGCACCTGTGAACCTAAAGCTACCCGCATCTTCTGTAGCTACTGTCTCCGTGGTGAATGGCACTGCTGTGACTTCAGACCAGGCTGACTCGATCCAAGCCCCAAGCGCTTCAGTTATGAACTTTACACTACAACACTTGGGACTGATTCCAGCCAATCTACAAATGTCTGCAAATCAAGTACTTAGGTCTGGCCCAGTTTGTCAAGGAGCAGAACATGCTAGTTTGGTTTCAGAAAGTGTAGGCTTCAAACAGGAGAAAGCAATACAGAATGTTTTACCACCGTACGGTCATGAGATAAATGGTAAATCAGTTTCAGCAGCTTCTTTACAGCAG GCCACTGTTCCTGTTACGTCCAGCATTCTGGATAATTGCCATGACTTCCAAGCATCATGCGAGTCAGCTGTAGTTCCTGAGTTTTATTCATCCTTTCATGAATCAGATAGAATATCTCAAGCAACACTGGCAATTCCACAAAGAGAACATGGTGTTTCaacagaagataaattttga
- the E2F8 gene encoding transcription factor E2F8 isoform X2 — translation MNMNKRKACSGKMNAEDKENWSFEPHESTLKTPLKQAATSNWLLAEKPPPASGHLTTPPKPNEISPGDPWTPTANLKMLISAASPEIRNREQEKRLSDSRNEIPEDHLSGDEYEKSQPSRKEKSLGLLCHKFLARYPSYPDISKNNEICLDEVAEELNVERRRIYDIMNVLESLHMVSRLAKNRYSWHGCHNLKKTLQILKKVAEENNYSQQVELIKRRQYEEEPEGDDQKIQLMAKHVRPNDHTDICFVELPGMEFRAVVNLEVAAKILIGEDHVEYLDKSKFKTKIRRLYDIANVLSSLELIRKVHVTEEKGRKPAFKWTGPDVFSEILAAQPVSTPTATASSHPAERKSSKEHCSKNLFPTRSKQGFIRHPSLMKLAKGAQSNQRKIRSAPSSPVKKNASQIPPSFPSKMAQLATICKQQLDEQSRDFKKRRMKLEHSTLPSPLGLPPKTRLKPKPFLLPSQAEILPLIHNSVPPAMLPLHPNVPYALYLHPSQTQLVTAYNPSFTVRPVHCANVAGSKSPMEPSSQIAPGKIFIEDSGSNGEGSASCAKGKGQDLWLAKEQEGTKDDVVPEIHFKRRRMEGSPMKKCVSEEAALHDVLLGVSAESKKSRCPIASHLDQETLTSSAVKQSKSEKTDQDLEGQPKQQRQRELLEPDSVTTMQEMPATFAIATHKTWFPSGYLIPLPHCTKLGNETIFSNKEKAEMCAAEQKSYSSPIAGGIPVTSEFTAVNFPAFHIAPVNLKLPASSVATVSVVNGTAVTSDQADSIQAPSASVMNFTLQHLGLIPANLQMSANQVLRSGPVCQGAEHASLVSESVGFKQEKAIQNVLPPYGHEINGKSVSAASLQQATVPVTSSILDNCHDFQASCESAVVPEFYSSFHESDRISQATLAIPQREHGVSTEDKF, via the exons ATGAATATGAATAAGAGAAAAGCTTGCAGTGGCAAAATGAATGCTGAAGACAAG GAAAATTGGTCTTTTGAACCACATGAAAGCACATTGAAAACTCCTCTGAAACAGGCAGCGACCTCCAACTGGCTTTTGGCAGAGAAGCCGCCtcctgcttctggccatctgacAACGCCACCCAAGCCTAATGAAATCTCTCCTGGAGACCCATGGACACCGACAGCTAACCTGAAAATGCTAATCAGCGCAGCTAGTCCTGAGATTAGAAATCGAGAACAGGAAAAAAGATTGTCAGACAGCAGAAATGAAATCCCTGAG GACCATTTGTCAGGAGACGAATATGAAAAATCTCAACCCAGCCGTAAAGAGAAAAGCCTAGGGTTGCTTTGTCACAAATTTTTAGCTCGCTATCCTAGTTATCCCGACATCTCTAAGAACAATGAAATTTGCCTTGATGAAGTAGCAGAAGAGCTTA ATGTTGAACGCAGGCGCATCTATGACATAATGAATGTCCTGGAAAGTCTTCACATGGTGAGCCGACTTGCCAAAAACAGGTATTCTTGGCATGGGTGTCATAATCTTAAGAAAACACTACAGATTTTGAAAAAAGTGGCTGAGGAGAACAACTATAGTCAGCAAGTTGAGCTGATTAAAAGAAGACAATATGAAGAAGAGCCTGAAGGGGATGACCAGAAGATTCAGTTGATGGCAAAGCATGTTAGGCCAAATGACCATACAGACATCTGTTTTGTGGAACTTCCTGGGATGGAGTTTCGAGCAG TTGTGAATCTTGAAGTCGCTGCTAAAATTTTGATTGGTGAAGACCATGTTGAGTATTTGGATAAAAGCAAGTTTAAAA CTAAAATTCGAAGGCTGTATGATATTGCAAATGTTCTCAGTAGCCTTGAGCTCATCAGGAAGGTTCACGTTACAGAAGAGAAGGGTCGCAAACCAGCATTTAAATGGACAGGACCAGATGTTTTTTCAGAGATTCTAG ctgcacagcctgtatCTACACCCACTGCGACTGCTTCATCTCATCCTGCGGAAAGGAAGTCTTCCAAAGAGCATTGTTCCAAGAACCTCTTCCCTACGAGAAGCAAGCAAGGCTTCATACGGCACCCATCTTTAATGAAATTGGCAAAGGGTGCGCAAAGCAATCAGAGGAAAATTAGATCTGCTCCAAGCAGCCCCGTCAAGAAAAATGCAA GTCAAATTCCACCAAGCTTTCCAAGCAAGATGGCTCAACTTGCAACAATATGCAAACAGCAGCTGGATGAACAGTCAAG GGATTTCAAGAAGAGAAGAATGAAATTGGAACATTCTACTTTGCCATCCCCTCTAGGTCTGCCACCCAAAACTCGTTTGAAGCCTAAACCATTCTTGTTACCTTctcaggctgagatcctacctctGATCCACAACTCGGTACCTCCAGCAATGCTACCTCTCCATCCCAATGTGCCCTATGCATTATATCTGCACCCTTCCCAAACACAGCTAGTGACAGCATACAATCCAAGTTTCACGGTGCGGCCTGTCCACTGTGCTAATGTGGCTGGAAGTAAGTCTCCCATGGAGCCCAGTTCCCAAATAGCCCCcggtaaaatatttattgaagacaGTGGCAGCAATGGAGAAGGAAGTGCTTCCTGTGCTAAAGGTAAAGGCCAGGACCTCTGGCTGGCGAAGGAGCAAGAAGGTACAAAGGATGACGTGGTGCCTGAGATACATTTTAAGAGACGTAGAATGGAGGGCAGTCCAATGAAAAAATGTGTGAGTGAAGAAGCGGCGCTGCATGATGTGCTACTG ggaGTATCTGCTGAGAGCAAAAAATCCCGATGTCCCATAGCTTCGCATCTTGACCAGGAAACCTTAACTTCATCAGCTGTGAAACAAAGTAAATCTGAAAAAACAGATCAAGACTTGGAGGGTCAACCAAAGCAGCAGAGGCAACGGGAACTTTTGGAACCCGACAGCGTCACCACAATGCAGGAGATGCCCGCAACATTTGCAATCGCTACACACAAG ACTTGGTTTCCTTCAGGATACCTTATACCTCTTCCTCACTGTACCAAGCTTGGTAATGAGACCATTTTTTCTAACAAGGAGAAAGCTGAGATGTGTGCAGCAGAACAGAAGTCTTATAGTTCTCCTATTGCTG GTGGTATTCCAGTGACGTCTGAATTTACTGCCGTTAATTTCCCTGCTTTTCATATAGCACCTGTGAACCTAAAGCTACCCGCATCTTCTGTAGCTACTGTCTCCGTGGTGAATGGCACTGCTGTGACTTCAGACCAGGCTGACTCGATCCAAGCCCCAAGCGCTTCAGTTATGAACTTTACACTACAACACTTGGGACTGATTCCAGCCAATCTACAAATGTCTGCAAATCAAGTACTTAGGTCTGGCCCAGTTTGTCAAGGAGCAGAACATGCTAGTTTGGTTTCAGAAAGTGTAGGCTTCAAACAGGAGAAAGCAATACAGAATGTTTTACCACCGTACGGTCATGAGATAAATGGTAAATCAGTTTCAGCAGCTTCTTTACAGCAG GCCACTGTTCCTGTTACGTCCAGCATTCTGGATAATTGCCATGACTTCCAAGCATCATGCGAGTCAGCTGTAGTTCCTGAGTTTTATTCATCCTTTCATGAATCAGATAGAATATCTCAAGCAACACTGGCAATTCCACAAAGAGAACATGGTGTTTCaacagaagataaattttga